In Ochotona princeps isolate mOchPri1 chromosome 22, mOchPri1.hap1, whole genome shotgun sequence, the following are encoded in one genomic region:
- the WFDC10A gene encoding WAP four-disulfide core domain protein 10A, whose amino-acid sequence MALVKLMLPRALLLCALLLQAQGGPRERVAETEEEDNHQNIKLCLKQPPMYLCKRPCDSHIECQGNEKCCLSYCGMICQSFGL is encoded by the exons ATGGCGCTGGTCAAACTGATGCTGCCccgggctctgctgctctgtgccctgctgctgcaggcccAGGGAGGGCCCCGCGAGCGGGTGGCAGAGACTGAGG AAGAAGACAACCACCAAAATATCAAACTCTGTTTGAAGCAGCCTCCAATGTATCTATGTAAACGCCCCTGTGATTCTCACATAGAAtgtcaaggaaatgaaaaatgctgTTTGAGCTACTGTGGTATGATTTGCCAGAGCTTTGGTCTGTAG
- the SPINT4 gene encoding kunitz-type protease inhibitor 4: MKLTQLASLLGTLIFCSLTPQVLGGVENLLQAICGDLKDPCKLDVNYGSCYEIHFHYFYNKSSKACERFLYSGCNGNLNNFRLKIECDVTCVEEYRQR; encoded by the exons ATGAAGCTTACTCAGCTGGCATCTCTTCTAGGAACCCTCATCTTCTGCTCACTAACCCCCCAAGTATTGGGTGGCGTTGAAAATCTTCTCCAGGCCATATGTGGGGACCTCAAAG ATCCCTGCAAATTGGATGTCAACTATGGAAGCTGCtatgaaatacattttcattatttctacAACAAAAGTTCCAAAGCATGTGAACGGTTTTTGTACTCTGGCTGTAATGGCAATCTGAACAACTTCCGGCTTAAAATAGAATGTGATGTCACCTGCGTTGAAGAATACCGACAAAGGTAA
- the WFDC11 gene encoding protein WFDC11, whose protein sequence is MKKQYLISIMKLWTPLFLTCFCLLLLSVLGDLQGSAPSRRKWLIQECWGEPKTRDCLRKCTRNYKCFHAEFTCCWSYCGDICWRTPDEVP, encoded by the exons ATGAAG AAGCAATACCTCATCAGCATCATGAAGCTCTGGACACCACTCTTCCTGACATgcttctgcctgctgctgctgtctgtgcTGGGAGATTTGCAGGGGAGCGCACCTTCCA GGAGAAAATGGTTGATTCAGGAATGCTGGGGAGAGCCAAAGACTCGTGACTGTCTGCGGAAATGTACACGGAATTATAAATGCTTTCATGCGGAATTCACCTGCTGCTGGTCCTACTGTGGGGACATTTGCTGGAGAACCCCG GATGAAGTTCCTTGA